The following coding sequences are from one Gossypium hirsutum isolate 1008001.06 chromosome A12, Gossypium_hirsutum_v2.1, whole genome shotgun sequence window:
- the LOC107938536 gene encoding soluble inorganic pyrophosphatase 1 isoform X2: MAEGEANANETSRQAPKLNERILSSLSRRSVAAHPWHDLEIGPDAPNVFNCVVEIAKGSKVKYELDKKTGMIKVDRVLYSSVVYPHNYGFIPRTLCEDNDPLDCLVIMQEPVVPGCFVRARALGLMPMIDQGEKDDKIIAVCADDPEYKHYTDIKELPPHRLTEIKRFFEDYKKNENKEVAVNDILPSSTAFEAIQHSMDLYGEYLLQTLSK; this comes from the exons aTGGCTGAAGGAGAAGCAAATGCAAATGAAACTTCACGTCAAGCACCTAAGTTGAATGAAAGGATCCTTTCATCTTTATCAAGGAGATCAGTTGCTGCACATCCTTGGCATGATCTTGAGATTG GGCCCGATGCTCCGAATGTTTTCAACTGT GTTGTTGAGATAGCAAAAGGTAGCAAGGTCAAATATGAACTTGACAAGAAAACCGGAATGATTAAG GTCGATCGAGTTCTGTATTCTTCGGTGGTCTATCCACACAACTACGGTTTCATCCCTCGTACACTATGCGAAGACAACGATCCATTGGATTGTTTGGTTATAATGCAG GAACCTGTTGTTCCCGGATGTTTCGTGCGAGCCAGAGCACTTGGACTAATGCCAATGATTGACCAG GGGGAGAAAGATGATAAGATCATTGCAGTTTGTGCCGATGATCCCGAATACAAACACTACACTGATATCAAAGAACTTCCTCCTCACCGCCTTACCGAGATCAAACGTTTCTTCGAAGACT ACAAGAAAAATGAGAACAAAGAGGTGGCAGTGAATGACATTTTACCTTCAAGCACTGCATTTGAAGCCATACAGCATTCAAT GGACCTGTATGGAGAGTACCTTCTGCAAACTCTGAGTAAATAG
- the LOC107938536 gene encoding soluble inorganic pyrophosphatase 1 isoform X1: MHCTFETLFSSYFMAISFLGLSANAQVPMAEGEANANETSRQAPKLNERILSSLSRRSVAAHPWHDLEIGPDAPNVFNCVVEIAKGSKVKYELDKKTGMIKVDRVLYSSVVYPHNYGFIPRTLCEDNDPLDCLVIMQEPVVPGCFVRARALGLMPMIDQGEKDDKIIAVCADDPEYKHYTDIKELPPHRLTEIKRFFEDYKKNENKEVAVNDILPSSTAFEAIQHSMDLYGEYLLQTLSK, encoded by the exons ATGCATTGCACGTTTGAAACTTTATTCAGCTCGTATTTCATGGCCATATCATTTCTGGGTTTAAGTGCAAACGCACAAGTTCCA aTGGCTGAAGGAGAAGCAAATGCAAATGAAACTTCACGTCAAGCACCTAAGTTGAATGAAAGGATCCTTTCATCTTTATCAAGGAGATCAGTTGCTGCACATCCTTGGCATGATCTTGAGATTG GGCCCGATGCTCCGAATGTTTTCAACTGT GTTGTTGAGATAGCAAAAGGTAGCAAGGTCAAATATGAACTTGACAAGAAAACCGGAATGATTAAG GTCGATCGAGTTCTGTATTCTTCGGTGGTCTATCCACACAACTACGGTTTCATCCCTCGTACACTATGCGAAGACAACGATCCATTGGATTGTTTGGTTATAATGCAG GAACCTGTTGTTCCCGGATGTTTCGTGCGAGCCAGAGCACTTGGACTAATGCCAATGATTGACCAG GGGGAGAAAGATGATAAGATCATTGCAGTTTGTGCCGATGATCCCGAATACAAACACTACACTGATATCAAAGAACTTCCTCCTCACCGCCTTACCGAGATCAAACGTTTCTTCGAAGACT ACAAGAAAAATGAGAACAAAGAGGTGGCAGTGAATGACATTTTACCTTCAAGCACTGCATTTGAAGCCATACAGCATTCAAT GGACCTGTATGGAGAGTACCTTCTGCAAACTCTGAGTAAATAG